A stretch of DNA from Acomys russatus chromosome 4, mAcoRus1.1, whole genome shotgun sequence:
GGGCATTGGGAAGACATGGGAGGTGCTTGAATGGTAAATAACTAGAGCAAGGTTCTTCACTGATATAAGATGTTTCCTCTTTCAAGAAAGAtgactctgaagaaagaggtcCTGGTCCCCCTTGATGGGACCAGGGATAGGAGTGGCGTTGGTAGAGGAAGGGCAGGGTAGTGCAGTGTCCGAACCCTGCCTCATCACCATCCTCTTAGGATTTCTGAGCAACTGTTTTCTCCATTTACTAAATGGGAAACGTGGATTATCTAGCTATATGTAGGTGCACGCTCacacatatgtgtctgtatgtgatatGTGATTAGACAGTGCAGTAGGAAAAGTCTCCCCAGCCATGACTCTCATCAGAGGACCCACAGGGAAACTATTCCATGACTTCTGTACCTCTTGTTAGAGGGTGTGTCTTTGGCAAGAAGTGCACCAACCTGGGCCAGTTTAAGAGCCTTGCCTCTCCTTCTTGTCATCAGCACGTCTCTCCTACATTTTCCCTCGGCATTTGGGACATTAAAACTCTAGGAGCCTTTTTATCGCGTTAGAGCATCTAATGCATGCTAGCGTTCGGAGAAGAACTCTCAGGAACTGCTGTGGCCACAATGGTCAGGAGACAGCACACAGTATGTTAGGGTTGGGTGTATGCCAGGAGTCAGAAAAACCTGGTCTGAGCTCCATTCTGCACACCAGCGGTTCTAAGCTCTTATGAAAGCTACTTAGTCCTCTgagcctcttctttcttccccacaGAGTAGGAAtcaaaatagcattttttttgttgttgttgttaaacatcaaatgagattaaaaaaaaaaaaaatctatgtgaaGAGCTTGGCTCAGATATCTACCATTATCATTGACATTGTTATTTATTGTAATGGAGGTCTCTGGGCTTAATTTCTAAGAAACAGAACTTAATCCCAGATTCCCTGATAGCAACTGACTTGGATTACTGTTATCCCTAGTGCTaccaccaccataaccaccatcactaccatccccccccccccccgtcaccatcatcaccattgtcACCCCTCCCTACCACTGTCATAAGCATTAGTTCATCCACTAATATTTGTTACTTATAATGTTCCTAGCATGATTTCAGGCGCTTGGATACAATCAAGCCTAATTAGCATATCTCCTGTTCTTGTCAccacttcctgttttatttttggaattaaaaatatattgcatttatgtatgtgcatgtgtgtgtctgtctggatgGGTAGGTCAGATGAGGGaaatggttttctcctttcaccacatTGGTTTCTTCTTCTACTATGTGTGTCCCAGAGatagaactcaggccatcagaatTGGCAATAAGTTGCCCTTACTGGCTGAGCCCTCTGGCTGTCCCgccattttctgttttcattgctaGACAACATGTGCACTTGGAAGCTCTTTGATAAGCGTTACAGGCAGTACCCTGAAGAACCTTTGAGAGGAGTCTTGAGACTCGGGAGAGAAGACAGCATCTTTCTCTCTTGATTCCTTCCACATGCCTCACATTTCAGGTTAGATATGTActcaatgcccccccccccccgacttttCCAGAGTAGTCGTGTCCTAGATCTGAAACCTTTTGGTAGATGTCAAAATCACATGGGGAGGGGGAGCTTGTTAAAGCATTTGCTCCAGGCTTTAGTGGGCCTGGGGTGTAGCGCAGGAGCTGCCATTTAACAAGCTTCCTTGGAGATGCCGGGGTCGAGAGATTCAAAGACGATGACCCTCATGGCGGCCCCTTTGCCGCCAAGTCTAGCCACCGTGGCCAAACGGAGCCTTTCTTCTCCCTGTCCTCTACAGGCACACCAAGATGAAGACCGCCACCAACATTTATATATTCAATCTGGCACTGGCTGACACCCTGGTCTTGCTGACACTGCCCTTCCAGGGCACAGATATCCTCCTGGGCTTCTGGCCATTTGGAAATGCGCTCTGCAAGACTGTCATTGCTATCGATTACTATAACATGTTTACCAGCACGTTCACTCTGACCGCCATGAGTGTAGATCGCTATGTGGCTATCTGCCATCCTATCCGGGCCCTCGATGTTCGGACATCCAGCAAAGCCCAGGCTGTTAATGTGGCCATATGGGCCCTGGCCTCAGTGGTTGGTGTTCCTGTTGCTGTCATGGGCTCGGCACAAGTGGAAGATGAAGGTCAGTGGCTGGTCCTCCTCCCTGACCAGTTAGTTCCCCGGGTTCTCGGTGGCccctctgaccccccccccccatttctctccTGCAGAGATCGAGTGCCTGGTGGAGATCCCTGCCCCTCAGGACTACTGGGGCCCTGTGTTTGCCATCTgcatcttcctcttttccttcatcaTCCCTGTGCTGATCATCTCTGTCTGCTACAGCCTCATGATCCGACGGCTCCGCGGGGTCCGTCTGCTTTCAGGCTCCCGAGAGAAGGATCGGAACCTGCGGCGGATCACAcgcctggtgctggtggtggtggctgtgtttGTGGGCTGCTGGACACCTGTGCAGGTCTTTGTGCTGGTCCAAGGACTGGGTGTTCAGCCAGGCAGTGAGACCGCAGTAGCTGTCCTGCGCTTCTGCACCGCCCTGGGCTATGTCAACAGCTGTCTCAACCCCATTCTTTATGCTTTTCTGGATGAGAACTTCAAGGCCTGCTTTAGGAAGTTCTGCTGTGCTTCGGCCCTGCACCGGGAGATGCAGGTTTCTGATCGTGTGCGCAGCATTGCCAAGGATGTGGGCTTTGCTTGCAAGACCTCTGAGACAGTACCACGGCCGGCATGACTAGGCGTGGACCTGCCCATGGTGCCTGTCAGCCCCCAGAGCCCATCTACACCCAACACGGAGCTCACACAGGTCACCGCTCTCTAGGTTGACCCTGAACCTTCAGCATCTGGGGCCTTGAATGGCCTTTCCTTCCGGCTCAGGATGCTCAGTCCTAGAGAATGACAGTATAACATCATGGGACAGGTCAAAGCATCAAGatggcctccatggcctctgtcatGGAGCTCCCTCTCTGGTGTAGGACCAGAGAGGACCAAAGGACACTACATGGAAGTATCCATAACACAGTGGCCACGCCTGCTGAGCCCATGTAGGTGTTCATGCTTTGCTTGgctcttctctggcctctccc
This window harbors:
- the Oprl1 gene encoding nociceptin receptor isoform X3, with protein sequence MRLYLTTCCSMLVTAPSCPLDSRSPSWGSTWPCASGGSWGTASSCMSSSAGRALRGTGYSRHTKMKTATNIYIFNLALADTLVLLTLPFQGTDILLGFWPFGNALCKTVIAIDYYNMFTSTFTLTAMSVDRYVAICHPIRALDVRTSSKAQAVNVAIWALASVVGVPVAVMGSAQVEDEEIECLVEIPAPQDYWGPVFAICIFLFSFIIPVLIISVCYSLMIRRLRGVRLLSGSREKDRNLRRITRLVLVVVAVFVGCWTPVQVFVLVQGLGVQPGSETAVAVLRFCTALGYVNSCLNPILYAFLDENFKACFRKFCCASALHREMQVSDRVRSIAKDVGFACKTSETVPRPA
- the Oprl1 gene encoding nociceptin receptor isoform X1, producing the protein MESLFPAPFWEVLYGSHFEGNLSLLNETVPHHLLLNASHSAFLPLGLKVTIVGLYLAVCIGGLLGNCLVMYVILRHTKMKTATNIYIFNLALADTLVLLTLPFQGTDILLGFWPFGNALCKTVIAIDYYNMFTSTFTLTAMSVDRYVAICHPIRALDVRTSSKAQAVNVAIWALASVVGVPVAVMGSAQVEDEEIECLVEIPAPQDYWGPVFAICIFLFSFIIPVLIISVCYSLMIRRLRGVRLLSGSREKDRNLRRITRLVLVVVAVFVGCWTPVQVFVLVQGLGVQPGSETAVAVLRFCTALGYVNSCLNPILYAFLDENFKACFRKFCCASALHREMQVSDRVRSIAKDVGFACKTSETVPRPA
- the Oprl1 gene encoding nociceptin receptor isoform X2 — encoded protein: MKTATNIYIFNLALADTLVLLTLPFQGTDILLGFWPFGNALCKTVIAIDYYNMFTSTFTLTAMSVDRYVAICHPIRALDVRTSSKAQAVNVAIWALASVVGVPVAVMGSAQVEDEEIECLVEIPAPQDYWGPVFAICIFLFSFIIPVLIISVCYSLMIRRLRGVRLLSGSREKDRNLRRITRLVLVVVAVFVGCWTPVQVFVLVQGLGVQPGSETAVAVLRFCTALGYVNSCLNPILYAFLDENFKACFRKFCCASALHREMQVSDRVRSIAKDVGFACKTSETVPRPA